The following are encoded together in the Ovis aries strain OAR_USU_Benz2616 breed Rambouillet chromosome 15, ARS-UI_Ramb_v3.0, whole genome shotgun sequence genome:
- the LOC101123408 gene encoding olfactory receptor 52Z1P-like, with amino-acid sequence MDEDRNTSTFNISYTNFFLVGFPGLSEWRPFLVLPLTFLYVSIISANALVIHTVAAQRSLHQPMYVLIALLLAVNVCAATAVMPKMLEGFVHYANPISLHGCLAQMFFIYFTLLLDYNLLLAMALDRYVAICHPLRYSDLMTSRLLGVLAFFALTRSLGVAVPLVVLTSRAQFCRTAVIRHFTCEYIALLSIACGDLTFNNHLGLAMRLATVSFDLALLGTSYTRIIYAAFQISSGGARAKALHTCGSHLLVILTIYLSGLSTSIVFRVAKTVSQDVQNLLSAIYLLLPGTLNPVIYGVRTREVRQHIEKMLCGKELAREAREKPERLQNMRVKGKLPG; translated from the coding sequence ATGGATGAGGATCGAAATACCAGCACCTTCAACATTTCCTACACCAACTTCTTCCTGGTGGGCTTTCCTGGATTGTCAGAGTGGAGGCCCTTCCTGGTCCTGCCTCTTACTTTCCTCTATGTGAGCATCATCTCTGCCAACGCCCTGGTCATCCACACAGTGGCAGCCCAGCGGAGCCTGCACCAGCCCATGTACGTGCTCATTGCCCTGCTCCTGGCTGTTAACGTCTGTGCTGCTACAGCGGTGATGCCCAAAATGCTGGAAGGCTTTGTGCATTATGCTAACCCCATATCACTGCATGGCTGCCTGGCCCAGATGTTCTTCATCTACTTCACGCTCCTTCTGGACTACAACCTCCTGCTGGCCATGGCCCtagaccgctatgtggccatctgccaccCACTCCGCTACAGTGACCTGATGACCTCCCGTTTGCTGGGTGTGCTGGCCTTTTTCGCCCTGACACGGAGCCTGGGAGTGGCAGTGCCCTTGGTGGTGCTAACCTCACGAGCTCAATTTTGCCGGACAGCGGTGATCCGACATTTCACCTGCGAGTACATTGCGCTGCTGAGTATAGCTTGTGGAGACTTGACCTTCAACAACCATTTGGGGCTGGCCATGCGGTTGGCCACTGTGAGCTTTGATCTAGCCCTGCTGGGGACCTCCTACACCCGCATCATCTACGCTGCCTTTCAGATATCTTCCGGGGGAGCCCGAGCCAAGGCCTTGCACACGTGCGGCTCCCACTTACTGGTCATCCTCACCATCTACCTCTCTGGTCTCTCCACTTCCATCGTGTTCCGAGTAGCCAAGACTGTGTCTCAGGATGTCCAGAACCTCCTCAGTGCCATCTATTTGCTGCTCCCAGGAACCTTGAATCCAGTCATTTATGGGGTGAGGACCAGAGAGGTCCGGCAACATATAGAAAAGATGCTCTGTGGAAAGGAACTCGCCCGGGAAGCTAGGGAGAAGCCAGAGAGGCTGCAAAATATGAGAGTGAAAGGGAAACTGCCAGGGTGA